The genomic stretch TGAGATTCGTTCATCATTACACTTACTTCACTAAGACTTCACTTGTATCTAGAATATTCCATTTAGCATATTTAATTCACAGGAAGTGATTTCACCTTTTTCACCACCAGCTGTTTTTGCTTCCAGGTACTACGTGGACAGGAGCACAGACATCCTTTTTGAACGCTGGTTTTATTGTGAAGACTTGGGTACACAATTAATCCCAGTGATTGAGGAGTAAGTCATGGTTACAAGTCAGATTCTTGCTccctgtgttttatttttacacagctgagtgtgtgtacagtattAACCTCTTTTTGTTGTCAGGTTTATGGCCTCAAAGCAGCATAAAACTGGGACACCTGACCCAGGCAAGTGCTTCCTGTCCCCAGCCCTCCACCCCACCCGCCCCCACAGCCACTCACACAGGCTTTAGTAAACATTCATAGTTCAGTCATAGCCAGAAACACCCACAATGTTTATACTTACCTCCATGGCCTGTCTAGACTCAAAAAGTGCTGCTAATCCAAATTCTACAACACGTATACACATGATAACGCGTTCTTACATGAGAAGTGATGGTCTTAACTCACAAGATCCGTTAACAGGAGATCTAGAAACCAGTTTTCCAGCATTTCTGGAGGGCCGTTTATGCTTTATTTCCAGatatttctttattaatgtctGTTCACTGCTATGTAGCTGACCCTATCAAGCCAGCTCCTTACCCCCTGAACACCATGAATGTAATGACCCCCTTCTGCCTCGGGGACTGCGTGGACAAGCACAGGTCTGTCCTGACCAGCGGACGGCCTTCAGACATGTTTGGAGCTCAGTTTGAGACGGAGGTACGGAGGCAGACAACAGTGTGCTcacgtttttgtttttttatggcTCCAGTAGTCTGTATGAACAAGTGACTAAAAGATCACTTTAAGATGTTTTTCTCTGTGTctgcaaaaaaagtttttttttttttttttttttttaatagagCCTCTTGGGTACTGATGAAACCAAAGTCGACCAATCAGGCGTCCTTTTTTTCTGGGGGAGCTAGTCTGGGGGAAACCAAACGTGTATGAGCAATCAGACAGTCTAGATAGAAGCTGTAGAGTGATTGCTTCAGGGTACTGAGACAGgtggcacagagagacagagtgggtCTGGCACAGGGCCTTCGATTCCCAAGATTCACCATTCCCAGTCACAACATATCCTGAAGTAAAAGGATCGTGTTACTTCTGATTCAAACTGCCAACAGCCTGTTCTTGCAGGGCATTCTTATATTCCCTACACTTGTTGAACTTTTACTTACTCATGTGAGACTTGAGGATGAGGATATGTCCTATTGCAATTGGCAATGTCAATCATATTGCTATTATTGTAATAATGGTAAAAATGCCAATATTGTAATAGTGAACCAGGAAGAACTTTGAGTTCTCAGAGATTGACATTACAAACCCTTACAAAAGTGATTTCACTCATAAACAATACAAGTTTTGTTGAATGGCACGGTTAATACTGGTAATCAGTCACTTTGTAAGGGTTGGCCGCAGCGCCATACCACCACCAGCCACCAGAGGGAGTCAACGAGCTGATCAAGCCAAACGAGCTACAGCTGCTTGATCCTTATAAGCAGCTCCTTCCAAGATGGCGCTTGCTGAATTGTTTGGTCAGTGTTCTGACGTTCAGATCAGCCGGTATCTTGGGTAGAGATAGCAAGACTTGTTGGTTCTCGAGTCACTCTCTGGTCTCTgagtattttttttaattttccaCTAAAAGCAGTTGCCTTTAAATCTAAAGAACAGGTTTGTTCACATCTTTATTGGTTTCTTTTGCTGGTCAACTCAACAATTGAGTCCCATCTACCCCTTTAACCCCGGACTAGCCGCCCCGTTACACACTTAAGCAACTTCCACCCACAACATTAGTTAtcaatcagggttgccaacttttcaagatcattTGGAGTTAGATTTGAACCGGGGTGGGTGGCGAGGGCACAAATTAAGAATTATATCacgatcaatcgatcgccagtggttggtcgCCACATCagtgaatcatagatgtagatcagagataaataggcctaaactagattttttttcagcgtgagaaatcggatgtgtggcgtgtgaaaaGAGTCAACACGTGTGTCTctttgcgtgagagttggcaaccctggttatCAGGCTTCTTCTAAAGAAAAGtaaatcagaaaaaaaagtccaaTATTTCAGTTATGAAAATTCATTGAAAACTACAATATTTCTTAAAtagaaattaattaaattagtCTTTTTAGTGTTGCGTTTAGAGTTAATCACAGCACAGTAACCACACTAACTAAGATATGCTAAACAAGTACATACTTGACTGTTCTGTATTTTTAGCTATCTAGAAGACATTAAGCCTTGTGGGTGTACTTCCTGCAACTCAATGATGACAATGGAATTTATCATAATTAAGTCTTGAGAGCTCTGACCATGTAACTTATCTGAAAGAAATCTGTTTGAATCGTACAGAAAATGTAGTGACCAGAGTACTAACGCGAAAGTGACTTGCAACAGTCTTGTGTCATTCAGAACTAACGTTAAAATCCTATTGGTTACTTGTTTGCATGGTCGTCCTGCTCTTTACCATGTAATCAAGCATGTGCCTAATATCTCTGACTAAACACCGTGGAGCCTACCCTCTGACTAAACACCGTGGAGCCTACCCTCTGACTAAACACCGTGGAGCCTACCCTCTGACTAAACACCGTGGAGCCTACCCTCTGACTAAACACCGTGGAGCCTACCCTCTGACTAAACACTGGAGCCTACCCTCTGACTAAACACCGTGGAGCCTACCCTCTGACTAAACACCGTGGAGCCTACCCTCTGACTAAACACCGTGGAGCCTACCCTCTGACTAAACACTGGAGCCTACCCTCTGACTAAACACCGTGGAGCCTACCCTCTGACTAAACACCGTGGAGCCTACCCTCTGACTAAACACTGGAGCCTACCCTCTGACTAAACACTGAAGCCTACCCTCTGACTAAACACCGTGGAGCCTACCCTCTGACTAAACACCGTGGAGCCTACCCTCTGACTAAACAGGAGCCTACCCTCAGACTAAACACTGTGGAGCCTACCCTCTAACTAAACAGGAGCCTACCCTCAGACTAAACACCGTGGAGCCTACCCTCAGACTAAACACCGTGGAGCTTATCCTCTGACTAAACACCGTGGAGCCTACCCTCTGACTAAACACCGTGGAGCCTACCCTCTGACTAAACAGGAGCCTACCCTCAGACTAAACACTGTGGAGCCTACCCTCTAACTAAACAGGAGCCTACCCTCAGACTAAACACCGTGGAGCCTACCCTCAGACTAAACACCGTGGAGCTTATCCTCTGACTAAACACCGTGGAGCCTACCCTCTGACTAAACACCGTGGAGCCTACCCTCAGACTAAACACCGTGGAGCCTACCCTCTGACTAAACAGGAGCCTACCCTCTGACTAAACACTGTGGAGCCTACCCTCTGACTAAACACCGTGGAGCCTACCCTCTGACTAAACACCACAGAGGCTGCTTTTTTCTACCATGGCCCCAAACTCTGGAATTTACTTCCAAATGACCTCAGGACTCAATGATTTAAAAACTTTCAAGGAGAAAGTTCCGAACTTTTTATTGCATAAGGCATTTAATTAAACTGCTCTGCATTGACTGTATCCTCACTTTGCTCAGTTtttttattctggttttttttttacttgtaacACTTTCCTTCTCATTTTGCACTTCTCCTTGAAGTAATGTGCTTTTaaaaaatcttgtttttttttttttttacatgctgtATTTTTATATAATGTGCAATATCTGTTCTTTCAACTTGTACTTTTAATGTATCCATTATTAATCTTTTattttctgtaaagcactttgtaaacTGTGTTTTAAGCAGTGCAATACaaataacatttttttaattatcacATTGACATCGTCCATGGTGCTGTTCTATTTCAGACTGTGCTGTATGGTCCAGGAGAGTCTGTGTCTTCAAAAAGGTCCACTGACATCTGGATCTGGCAGCTGGTATGTTTCTCACGTCTTCTGTATCCTTACAGGACACCCCACTGATCTTGGTTAGCTTGTCCTTTTCAATTGTATGTTTTGACTAACATGATTGGTTTCACATTTTGTTGCCTTCCATCCACTACTGTTCACTGTAGGAGGGATGTTCTATTGTCACTATGAATGGTAGGAAgtacagtctttccactggagaCAGTTTGCTGATACTTGGACAGACAGAGTAAGTTGGTTTTGGTTGGTTTTGAAATCAAGCACTAAACACAATAATGGATGTTTGTGCAActcaaatctgtgtgtgtgtgtctctgtgtgtgtgtgtgtgtgtgtgtgtgtgtgtgtgtgtgtgtgtgtgtgtgtgtgtgtgcgtgttttttatgtgtgttttttaAGGTATTACTGGCAAAGGTCTGAGGACTGTGTTGCTTTGTACATTACACAAGACCCAGAGAGGAAGAGGCCTCTCTAAGGAATTGCAACAGTATTTTTGACTCATCAAGTATCAAGTCTTAGTTCCCTCTGCATCTGATAAACAGCATGGACTATAATCCTGATATAATTACAtttgaaataaaatattaacttttttgtttgctttaagGTGAGTGTGGGATCTTGTTTAAGCTAGCAGTTTTTGTCCTTGAAAAGTGTATCCATATTACTCGATAAATTTACATAACAGCCATTTTGCTAATTTGCGTGTGCATATATAGCCCGCGAGGGTGTTTTAAAATGAGCCTTTTTGGAGGTAATTACAGAGTCCAACATTTTAACTTAATGACGTTGCTGTTGATATTCAGACATAGAATGTAAAACAGGTTTTCTGTAAAACTGGATCAACAGTTTGTAGAATCTGTAAAGCTAAATAAAACTTCCCTTTCACAGTAATTAAAGAGAACACTTTTTCCTTTGTTATTCTCATTTCAAACTACATACCGTGCCTAAAGTTGCATACAGTACTGTGTAGTACCACTGAAAATCATATCTTAAATTGCACTTTTATATTATTGGTCAGTCATTCCTGAtccatatttacattttttttattacgtGAAACCTGTCAGCACTGTGCCTGGCTTGTCAGGAACATTTCAAAGTTTACATGTACTTCAATGTCTTTGATAAAAGGTGTTTGTTTGGTACAAGCTTTATTAAATGTTACCTTTTTTATGACACTTTTTCTAACATTCTTTTATTTTGTTCTAATACTACCACTGATGGCAGTGAAGTATTACCACATGTAGTAATGTTACTGGGATGCAGTAGTATGAGCTGAAACTGCCTTTTGACCATGTTGTTGACAAACGCGTACTGGCACCCTCCACTATGTAAACAGAACGGGCAGAGGTGTTTCTCAAGTGCATCTGTGCACCGCATCTATGATGGAAGCATATGAGGACTTGACCACAGGCATCAGCAATCGAGTCGTAGTTTCAGTGTGTTCCTGATCACGTGTTTCTCTGCGAGAAGAGCAGCCAGGGCCCATGGCACAGCGTACTCCAGCGTCACCAGCCCTTTGAGATTATACCTGAAATCTGAGTAGTCCCATGGACACGCTTCCAACAGCCTCAGCAGAAACCCACAGCAAAACTCCCAAAGGTATATGAACGAAGTGTAAACAGTCAACCGGATCACCAGGGGGCAGCATCTCCGCTGTAGCCTTGTGCTCATGCGCTCCAAGAAGAAGATAGCGGAGCTATAAATACAGAGAGCCCACAGACTTGTGTATCCAGGTAGCCTCTGGTCTTGAGTGTAGTACCAGCTCCAGGCTGCTGtgaacaccacctcacacagacacccatGCAGGGCGTAGATGTAGAGACGACcaaggggagagaggggtgggcaAGTGGCCTGACCATAAAGATCACCAGTCACCTGTGTATCAACACCAGGATCTATTAAAAGAAGACATCAAGGCATCGTTGTTAGCACAAATTTCCTTATCCTCAGAAAAATTCTTTATTGATTACAGTTTTCCATTAACTGCTTAACAAATATGCACAGACAGGTAATGAATTATCTTCATGATAATGTGTAGTTTGCAGGATTAATAGTTATAGCTACCTGCCATTAGTTCTATGTGTCCTGAAGGGATGTCTTTAGAAATGCaatctttggggggggggggggggggggggggggaggcttTTGAACCCAAACTATATGTTGTGTTGACTACGTGTGTAATTAAGATTAGTTCCTGGTGTCCTAATATTCCACAGAAAAGCTCAACCTATCATCCATACAATATAACCATTAGAACTCCGCCCCTCCTTTAGCTATGTCTATAAGTTTAAAGGAAATAGACACTTCCTGGGTCAGGATTGCTTCTTAGAAAACAGGCCAATCATATTTCAAGTGTCTCTATAATTCAACTACAGACCAATATTTTGGTTTTTGATGCAGTTGGCATAACTGACTTAATGAGAAAATAACTAACAATATAAGGAGATTCTGCATCTGCCAGTttattgatttcatttgatCTACATTAACaaaattaataaaacatttttcaaaggTGAATCCTGTCAACACGTGCCACATTCAGCTAAGTCAGCAAGCACTGCTTGGGCTGTTTGTCATTTCTCTCAGGAAGAGTGGTTTCTTGAACTGCTGTCTAAGTCAGATCTCTAAGACTGCTGATGTTGCTTCTTACAAGCTGTTGATTCCACATGCACTGTGCTGTTCTTTGCAGTCTAAGGATCTGTGTGTTGCGCTATGCAGTTGACGCAAACCTGGTCGGCATAGGCAAATTATTTATCTTATCACAACcaattaacccccccccccccccccccccccaatgatgattgttatcttttttttttggtgatgTAAACTACACTGTAGAATTCCCAACATGCTGCATGCATCTCTCAAAAAAAGTGGTTTCTCAGTAATGAACACATTTTGATATGCACATTTTGTAGCATCACAAGTTCAGATGTGAAATGCTGATACTGCTAATGTGGTAACTTCAGCTTCCTCTTCGTGTTTTAATGCACAACATCACCTCACTACACATGAGAATATGAGATACTAAACATATTTCAACATTACATATCGCTTGACATTAATGAGTAACATACACTATTCACAAAAAGTTAGGGATGTTTCACTTTGgggtgaaatttcaggatgaacctATATCTCTACCCTAATTTCACGATTAACTTAATATGACCTCTAATCTTTTGAATGCACATGTATAACTGTTCAAAGTTATTTTTGCACTACTTGCTATTCTCCAACAAGGAGCTTAAGGGCAAAATTCAAACTTGGACCATTAAATGTCCAGGTTCAATTAGTGCTggtatttaaacagtcctcctcATTGTActgctgttcatattttaatATCATGAGACCAAAATGACACCTAACAATTGATCAACAGCATCTCGCCATTGCAAAtcttcaaacaggatgttctcaggCGGAAGAGGCCACTGAGCTGCCAGAGTCACAtagtgtcatcagcaggttgcaacagaaataaagagactggaagagtcacagaaaTGCACAGAAGCGGACGTCCTTTGGCCACATGCCACGCTGATGACCACTTCATTGAATATCCTCGACAGAACAGAGCCCTGTGGCATCAGTTGTTGTGTGCCACGCGACTCCCGGCACATTTATGGGAGATGAGAGCCACACAAGTGTCAGACCTTTCAAAATCGTTTACGTCAGCGTGGTCTGATGAAGGTCAATTCACCCTGAGCAGAAATGATGGACACCAACGATGTAGGAGAGTGTTGTGCATCAGCCACTGTTGTCAGCAGACGAAACTTTGATAGTGATAGTCTTtcagtgtgggcaggtgtgtctagTCAGAACTGCCCTAAACTTTGTGACAAGCTCAAACTACCTGAAAAACATCATTAATACAGTAATTGTGCCTCTGCATGAACAACACAGTcctaatttcatcttcatggacGACAATGCTCCAGCTAATCGAGGTCAGATCATTAAGGAACGTCTGCTGGAGACCAGGGTTCCTCAAATGGAGTGACCTGCgctttctccagacctgaatctcACAGAAAACCTGCAGAATCAGCTGAATCGTCATGTAGAGGCTCATAACTCTGTAGCCCAGAACCTCAATGACCTGAGGGACCTTCTAGAAGAGTGAGATGCCATGACTCAGCAGACAATAAGTCGAAGAGCATGACATGTCGTTGTCAAGTCGCAACAGATGCTCAAGGGTACATGATAAGTTACTGAGACATTGACATTTTTTGTTGGAGTATTACCACCACTGTTGGAttttgtttcaataaattgtTTGAGATGAGAATCACCATTGCATGCTTCTACTTAAATGCCCTATTTCATGATATAATATCGCTGAATCATGgactttttacattttccatAAATGTCACAGCCAAAACATCCTTAACTTTGTGTAGTCATGTAGTATATATTGAGCTCTTATAGTGCCAAAACTAAAATATTTGAATGGTTTAGTCACAAATATAATGCATTGAAAAGACACACTACACTTAAATACAGGCCACAAAAGGCAATGCTATTATCCAGTGATAAATCACACATAAGGCACAAGAACAGTTTAGGTTTTAAAGAGAAGacattgacacacacaccctgactctCACGGCGGGTCACTGCTCTCCGTCTCCGCTCGGGTGCGAGCTTCATGTCTGAGTGAACGGCCCTTTCGCTGCTGTGCTCTCTGTCACACTGATTCCCCGCTGAGGAGTAAGCATTCAAATATTAGTGTGCCCATGTTAAACATTAATCCGGAGCACGTTAGTGACATCCCTGCTTTAGTAagtgggaagtgtgtgtgtgtgtgtgatttttctgtgtgtgtgagagaatgacATAGGACGGGATAACAGGAAACAATAGACACAACGAAATAAAACTGATGTTCAGATGTGATTGGATAGGCCCTATCTGTCCAATCAGAATGGAGCCTGGGGCCCAGACATTTGCACCCTGTCTGTAATGTTTTACTGATCCAATGGCATTGCCTAAAGTGGCGCATTAGAGTTCACATTCTACTGGAGTGATTTTCCTCAAGTTTGCTTCTGTTTATTTTGTTCCTCTTTAAAGTTTCACCATAGAGTTGAAGATAAAGAGTTCTGCAATGCTAGTATTGCACGCAACTGTACGGCTTTAGTCAGTACAGTCCAATGGAAAACAAACATTCTTCATAATGTATCATGcataaaacaacaacagcatCACGGTTGCTCTGCTAAGGGAAGTGTGTCTCGATaataaataaagaataataatgtaataaagaaTTTGAATAACTCAGAGGGATCAGAGTCcggtactctctctctctctctctctctctctcacacacacacacacacacacacacacaaaaacattcaGTTTAATAGAATGTGTCTGTAATTGAATGGAACAACATTCATTCTAATTAATGCGTTGTTTTTTCAAGGATTGTGCTTTAAAAATATAATCTTAGACTGAGATAAAATTCTTACATGCTATATTTAGCTCAGCCGTAGGAGCCACAGACAAAGAGACACTTGTGGAGCTGTAGTGTAAGCTTATCAGAACCTGCAGTTAATGATTGTAattcagggatgggcaactggcggcccgcgggtcgcacacggccctcgtcctcactcagtgcggcccgcaaatagatcagtaataatttaataattaaaagaaaaaaaacgatagagcaggactgttttgttcttgtcacgtagggctacgccccctctcccgtgtcggtgttgttccttgcccggttatcccgccctgcgtgtctgttgtcctggtttccctctgtctgccacgctcgtcattgtgttcagttgtgtctagtttagtcctgtgtac from Brachyhypopomus gauderio isolate BG-103 chromosome 15, BGAUD_0.2, whole genome shotgun sequence encodes the following:
- the haao gene encoding 3-hydroxyanthranilate 3,4-dioxygenase isoform X3; the protein is MCLPDQTGVLDRRLLAKPVTKGALWKQDYGVGLQHVIACMVNLFYQIRGDMVLKVIENDKHKDVKIREGEMFLLPARIPHSPQRQANTVGLVVERRRLPSERDCLRYYVDRSTDILFERWFYCEDLGTQLIPVIEEFMASKQHKTGTPDPADPIKPAPYPLNTMNVMTPFCLGDCVDKHRSVLTSGRPSDMFGAQFETETVLYGPGESVSSKRSTDIWIWQLEGCSIVTMNGRKYSLSTGDSLLILGQTEYYWQRSEDCVALYITQDPERKRPL
- the haao gene encoding 3-hydroxyanthranilate 3,4-dioxygenase isoform X1 — translated: MCLPDQTGNVITPGVLDRRLLAKPVTKGALWKQDYGVGLQHVIACMVNLFYQIRGDMVLKVIENDKHKDVKIREGEMFLLPARIPHSPQRQANTVGLVVERRRLPSERDCLRYYVDRSTDILFERWFYCEDLGTQLIPVIEEFMASKQHKTGTPDPADPIKPAPYPLNTMNVMTPFCLGDCVDKHRSVLTSGRPSDMFGAQFETETVLYGPGESVSSKRSTDIWIWQLEGCSIVTMNGRKYSLSTGDSLLILGQTEYYWQRSEDCVALYITQDPERKRPL
- the haao gene encoding 3-hydroxyanthranilate 3,4-dioxygenase isoform X4: MCLPDQTGVLDRRLLAKPVTKGALWKQDYGVGLQHVIACMLFYQIRGDMVLKVIENDKHKDVKIREGEMFLLPARIPHSPQRQANTVGLVVERRRLPSERDCLRYYVDRSTDILFERWFYCEDLGTQLIPVIEEFMASKQHKTGTPDPADPIKPAPYPLNTMNVMTPFCLGDCVDKHRSVLTSGRPSDMFGAQFETETVLYGPGESVSSKRSTDIWIWQLEGCSIVTMNGRKYSLSTGDSLLILGQTEYYWQRSEDCVALYITQDPERKRPL
- the haao gene encoding 3-hydroxyanthranilate 3,4-dioxygenase isoform X2, coding for MCLPDQTGNVITPGVLDRRLLAKPVTKGALWKQDYGVGLQHVIACMLFYQIRGDMVLKVIENDKHKDVKIREGEMFLLPARIPHSPQRQANTVGLVVERRRLPSERDCLRYYVDRSTDILFERWFYCEDLGTQLIPVIEEFMASKQHKTGTPDPADPIKPAPYPLNTMNVMTPFCLGDCVDKHRSVLTSGRPSDMFGAQFETETVLYGPGESVSSKRSTDIWIWQLEGCSIVTMNGRKYSLSTGDSLLILGQTEYYWQRSEDCVALYITQDPERKRPL
- the haao gene encoding 3-hydroxyanthranilate 3,4-dioxygenase isoform X5; this encodes MQQVNLFYQIRGDMVLKVIENDKHKDVKIREGEMFLLPARIPHSPQRQANTVGLVVERRRLPSERDCLRYYVDRSTDILFERWFYCEDLGTQLIPVIEEFMASKQHKTGTPDPADPIKPAPYPLNTMNVMTPFCLGDCVDKHRSVLTSGRPSDMFGAQFETETVLYGPGESVSSKRSTDIWIWQLEGCSIVTMNGRKYSLSTGDSLLILGQTEYYWQRSEDCVALYITQDPERKRPL
- the haao gene encoding 3-hydroxyanthranilate 3,4-dioxygenase isoform X6, with protein sequence MTNESFHVNVNKWIEENESSFLPPVCNKLMFYHQLNIMYVGGPNTRKDYHIEEGEELFYQIRGDMVLKVIENDKHKDVKIREGEMFLLPARIPHSPQRQANTVGLVVERRRLPSERDCLRYYVDRSTDILFERWFYCEDLGTQLIPVIEEFMASKQHKTGTPDPADPIKPAPYPLNTMNVMTPFCLGDCVDKHRSVLTSGRPSDMFGAQFETETVLYGPGESVSSKRSTDIWIWQLEGCSIVTMNGRKYSLSTGDSLLILGQTEYYWQRSEDCVALYITQDPERKRPL